A region of Mauremys mutica isolate MM-2020 ecotype Southern chromosome 2, ASM2049712v1, whole genome shotgun sequence DNA encodes the following proteins:
- the LOC123364843 gene encoding uncharacterized protein LOC123364843 isoform X2 yields MPFWGPCWRSPQTPTGSTTSWRMSQERARAIRSSTALLRSTITHPEFDNSAEFPWLGHHVAQLALFISDPGKDLSRQAREGVYRLYQLLLHQRGLPIHEAEDLWCWDWHQDSRILGYRNTAKVGEVFGKFFSEGQRRSFLRTDNSAGHPRPPAECQPGWVAPRLLPTGGSPAADKGQVPGTG; encoded by the exons ATGCCATTCTGGGGACCCTGCTGGCGGAGTCCCCAGACACCGACAGGCTCCACTACATCTTGGAG GATGtcgcaggagagagccagggccattagGAGCAGCACGGCCCTGCTCAGATCCACCATCACCCACCCTGAATTTGAC AACTCAGCAGAATTCCCCTGGCTGGGTCACCAtgtggcacagctggctctgttcaTCAGTGACCCAGGCAAGGACCTCAGccggcaggccagggagggggtttaccggctctaccagctgctgctgcaccagagGG ggctgcccatccATGAGGCCGAAGACCTGTGGTGCTGGGACTGGCACCAGGACAGCAGGATTCTGGGCTACAGGAACACGgccaaggtgggggag gtctttggaAAATTCTTCTCAGAGGGGCAGAGAAGATCCTTCCTCCGGACGGACAACAGTGCTGGCCATCCACGACCCCCTGCTGAgtgtcagccaggctgggttGCTCCTCGCCTGCTCCCTactgggggaagcccagcagcTGATAAGGGACAAG